A window of Streptomyces sp. DG1A-41 contains these coding sequences:
- a CDS encoding ABC transporter permease, translating to MSETTHDAPVAVSAPAAPDEGLTAQELAAKHGLSVSGARPSLIEYVRQLWDRRHFILAFSRAKLTAQYSQAKLGQLWQVATPLLNAAVYFFIFGLLLEADRGMSREVYIPFLVTGVFVFTFTQSSVMAGVRAISGNLGLVRALHFPRASLPISFALQQLQQLLFSMIVLFAIAVGFGHYPDLSWLLIVPVLALQFCFNTGLALIMARAGSKTPDLAQLMPFVMRTWMYASGVMFSIPIFLADKPAWMANVLQWNPAAIYMDLTRFALIDDYDQKYLPDHVWAAAGGWAVLFALGGFVYFWKAEERYGRG from the coding sequence GTGAGTGAGACAACGCACGACGCCCCGGTCGCGGTGAGCGCGCCCGCGGCGCCCGACGAGGGCCTCACGGCGCAGGAACTCGCCGCCAAGCACGGGCTGAGCGTGAGCGGCGCCCGGCCGTCCCTCATCGAGTACGTCCGTCAGCTCTGGGACCGGCGGCACTTCATCCTCGCCTTCTCCCGCGCGAAGCTGACCGCCCAGTACAGCCAGGCCAAGCTCGGCCAGCTGTGGCAGGTGGCCACACCGCTGCTGAACGCGGCCGTCTACTTCTTCATCTTCGGCCTGCTCCTGGAGGCCGACCGGGGCATGTCCCGCGAGGTGTACATCCCGTTCCTGGTCACGGGCGTCTTCGTGTTCACCTTCACGCAGAGCTCGGTGATGGCGGGCGTGCGCGCGATCTCCGGCAACCTCGGTCTGGTCCGCGCCCTGCACTTCCCGCGTGCCTCGCTGCCGATCTCCTTCGCGCTCCAGCAGCTCCAGCAGCTGCTGTTCTCGATGATCGTGCTGTTCGCCATCGCGGTCGGCTTCGGCCACTACCCGGACCTGTCCTGGCTGCTGATCGTGCCGGTGCTCGCCCTCCAGTTCTGCTTCAACACCGGCCTCGCGCTGATCATGGCCCGGGCGGGCTCCAAGACCCCGGACCTCGCGCAGCTGATGCCGTTCGTGATGCGGACGTGGATGTACGCGTCCGGGGTGATGTTCTCCATCCCGATCTTCCTCGCGGACAAGCCGGCCTGGATGGCGAACGTCCTGCAGTGGAACCCGGCCGCGATCTACATGGACCTGACGCGCTTCGCCCTCATCGACGACTACGACCAGAAGTACCTGCCCGACCACGTGTGGGCGGCCGCGGGCGGCTGGGCCGTGCTGTTCGCCCTGGGCGGCTTCGTGTACTTCTGGAAGGCGGAGGAGAGGTACGGCCGTGGCTGA
- a CDS encoding ABC transporter ATP-binding protein, translated as MAEQKQDERIPTVVADDLHIVYRVNGAKTGKGSATAALSRILKRGSDDAARGVRKVHAVRGVSFVAYRGEAIGLIGSNGSGKSTLLRAIAGLLPAEQGKVYTDGQPSLLGVNAALMNDLTGERNVILGGLAMGMSREEIKERYQDIVDFSGINEKGDFITLPMRTYSSGMAARLRFSIAAAKDHDVLMIDEALATGDRKFQKRSEDRIRELRKEAGTVFLVSHNNKSIRDTCNRVLWLERGELRMDGPTDEVLKEYEKFTGK; from the coding sequence GTGGCTGAGCAGAAGCAGGACGAACGGATCCCCACGGTCGTCGCGGACGACCTGCACATCGTCTACCGCGTCAACGGCGCCAAGACCGGCAAGGGCAGCGCCACCGCCGCCCTCAGCCGCATCCTGAAGCGGGGCTCCGACGACGCGGCGCGGGGCGTGCGCAAAGTGCACGCCGTACGAGGCGTCTCCTTCGTGGCGTACCGCGGCGAGGCCATCGGCCTGATCGGCTCCAACGGCTCCGGCAAGTCGACCCTGCTGCGCGCCATCGCCGGCCTGCTGCCCGCCGAGCAGGGCAAGGTCTACACCGACGGCCAGCCCTCGCTGCTGGGCGTCAACGCGGCCCTGATGAACGACCTCACCGGCGAACGGAACGTCATATTGGGCGGGCTCGCCATGGGCATGTCCCGGGAGGAGATCAAGGAGCGCTACCAGGACATCGTCGACTTCTCCGGCATCAACGAGAAGGGCGACTTCATCACCCTGCCCATGCGCACCTACTCCTCCGGCATGGCGGCCCGTCTCCGCTTCTCCATCGCAGCGGCCAAGGACCACGACGTCCTGATGATCGACGAGGCCCTCGCCACCGGCGACCGCAAGTTCCAGAAGCGCTCCGAGGACCGCATCCGGGAGCTGCGCAAGGAAGCGGGCACCGTGTTTCTGGTCAGTCACAACAACAAGTCGATCCGCGACACCTGCAACCGCGTCCTGTGGCTGGAACGCGGCGAGCTGCGGATGGACGGCCCGACCGACGAGGTGCTCAAGGAGTACGAGAAGTTCACCGGAAAGTAG
- the hpnD gene encoding presqualene diphosphate synthase HpnD gives MIRTVESEPHASPPVLAAYSYCEAVTGRQARNFAYGIRLLPTPQRRAMSALYAFSRRVDDIGDGALADDVKVARLEETRTLLTRIREGEVGEDDNDPVAVALTHAAGHFPIPLGGLDELIDGVLMDVRGETYETWDDLKVYCRCVAGSIGRLSLGVFGTEPGARGVERAPEYADTLGLALQLTNILRDIREDAVDGRTYLPADDLAKFGCSAGFSGPRPPEGSDFAGLVHFEVRRARALFAEGYRLLPMLDRRSGACVAAMAGIYRRLLDRIERDPEAVLRGRVTLPGREKAYVAVRGLSGLDARHVSRRTVRRRA, from the coding sequence GTGATCCGGACCGTGGAGTCGGAACCACACGCGTCCCCACCGGTACTCGCCGCCTACAGCTACTGCGAGGCCGTCACCGGGCGGCAGGCCCGTAACTTCGCCTACGGCATCCGGCTGCTGCCGACGCCCCAGCGCCGTGCGATGTCGGCGCTGTACGCGTTCTCGCGGCGGGTCGACGACATCGGCGACGGTGCGCTCGCCGACGACGTCAAGGTGGCCAGACTGGAGGAGACCCGGACGCTGCTCACCCGGATCCGCGAGGGCGAGGTGGGGGAGGACGACAACGACCCGGTCGCCGTCGCCCTCACGCACGCCGCCGGGCACTTCCCGATCCCGCTCGGCGGCCTGGACGAGCTCATCGACGGCGTCCTGATGGACGTACGCGGCGAGACCTACGAGACGTGGGACGACCTGAAGGTCTACTGCCGCTGTGTGGCGGGGTCCATCGGGCGCCTCTCGCTCGGTGTGTTCGGCACCGAGCCGGGGGCGCGCGGCGTCGAGCGTGCGCCCGAGTATGCCGACACGCTCGGGCTGGCGCTCCAGCTCACCAACATCCTCAGGGACATCCGCGAGGACGCCGTGGACGGGCGTACCTATCTGCCCGCCGACGACCTCGCCAAGTTCGGCTGCTCGGCCGGCTTCAGCGGGCCGCGGCCACCGGAGGGCTCCGACTTCGCGGGCCTCGTGCACTTCGAAGTGCGACGGGCCCGCGCTCTTTTCGCCGAGGGCTACCGGCTGCTCCCCATGCTCGACCGGCGCAGCGGCGCCTGCGTCGCCGCCATGGCCGGCATCTACCGCCGCCTCCTCGACCGCATCGAGCGCGACCCGGAGGCCGTGCTGCGCGGCCGCGTCACCCTGCCCGGCCGGGAGAAGGCCTATGTCGCCGTGCGCGGCCTGTCCGGCCTCGACGCCCGTCATGTGAGCCGACGGACCGTCAGGAGGCGTGCGTGA
- a CDS encoding DUF6380 family protein produces the protein MAAECGHDGPLGHTVGDKWRATLRGRAASLTETVGRVPSELYGHRAGEGAR, from the coding sequence GTGGCGGCCGAGTGTGGGCACGACGGCCCTCTCGGGCACACCGTCGGAGACAAGTGGCGGGCAACCCTCCGGGGTAGGGCGGCGTCCCTGACGGAGACGGTCGGTCGCGTACCGTCCGAGCTGTACGGCCACCGCGCAGGGGAGGGTGCACGATGA
- the hpnE gene encoding hydroxysqualene dehydroxylase HpnE: MTHGTGSRGPVADGRHTVVVGGGLAGVTTALALADAGVRVTLLEGRPRLGGLAFSFQRGELTVDNGQHVYLRCCTAYRWFLDRIEGAALAPLQDRLDVPVLDVTRPAGRRLGRLRRDALPVPLHLGRSLATYPHLPLADRAKVGRAALALKGLDLADPALDTRDFGSWLAAHGQSKRAIEALWDLVGVATLNAVAGDASLGLAAMVFKTGLLSDPGAADIGWARVPLGDLHDRLTRKALASAGVRTEVRTRVTSVSHDGNGGWSVQVPGETLQADAVVLAVPQREAHDLLPAGALDAPERLLEIGTAPILNVHVVYDRKVLGRPFFTALGTPVQWVFDRTEASGLHQGQYLALSQSAAQDEIDEPVAVLRERYLPELERLLPLTRGAEVKDFFVTRERTATFAPTPGVGRLRPGARTKASGLYLAGAWTATGWPATMESAVRSGVSAADAVLGALGRPRPQHLFEFEEAA, from the coding sequence ATGACCCACGGCACGGGATCCCGGGGACCGGTCGCGGACGGGCGGCACACCGTCGTGGTGGGCGGCGGGCTCGCCGGCGTCACCACCGCGCTCGCGCTCGCCGACGCCGGCGTGCGCGTCACCCTGCTGGAGGGCAGGCCGAGACTCGGCGGCCTGGCCTTCTCCTTCCAGCGCGGCGAACTGACCGTCGACAACGGACAGCACGTGTACCTGCGCTGCTGCACTGCCTACCGCTGGTTCCTCGACCGTATCGAGGGCGCGGCGCTGGCTCCGCTCCAGGACCGGCTCGACGTGCCCGTCCTGGACGTCACTCGGCCCGCGGGGCGGCGGCTCGGCAGGCTGCGGCGCGACGCGCTGCCCGTGCCCCTGCACCTGGGCCGCAGTCTCGCCACCTATCCGCACCTGCCGCTCGCCGACCGGGCCAAGGTGGGCCGGGCCGCGCTCGCGCTCAAGGGGCTCGACCTCGCCGATCCGGCCCTGGACACGCGGGACTTCGGCAGCTGGCTGGCCGCGCACGGCCAGTCGAAGCGCGCCATCGAGGCCCTGTGGGACCTGGTCGGGGTCGCCACCCTCAACGCGGTCGCGGGCGACGCATCCCTGGGGCTCGCCGCGATGGTGTTCAAGACCGGTCTGCTGTCCGACCCGGGCGCGGCCGACATCGGCTGGGCGCGCGTCCCGCTCGGCGACCTGCACGACCGGCTGACCCGCAAGGCGCTCGCCTCCGCGGGCGTCCGTACCGAGGTCCGTACACGCGTCACCTCCGTCTCCCACGACGGGAACGGCGGGTGGAGCGTCCAGGTTCCCGGCGAGACGCTTCAGGCGGACGCGGTGGTGCTCGCCGTACCGCAGCGCGAGGCGCACGACCTGCTGCCCGCGGGCGCCCTCGACGCGCCCGAACGGCTCCTGGAGATCGGCACCGCGCCCATCCTCAACGTCCATGTGGTGTACGACCGCAAGGTGCTCGGGCGGCCGTTCTTCACCGCCCTCGGCACCCCGGTGCAGTGGGTCTTCGACCGGACCGAGGCGTCCGGGCTGCACCAGGGGCAGTACCTCGCCCTGTCCCAGTCGGCGGCCCAGGACGAGATCGACGAGCCCGTGGCCGTGCTGCGCGAGCGGTACCTGCCCGAGCTGGAGCGGCTGCTGCCGCTGACCCGGGGTGCCGAAGTGAAGGACTTCTTCGTCACCCGGGAGCGCACCGCGACGTTCGCTCCCACCCCCGGCGTCGGGCGCCTCAGGCCCGGCGCCCGCACCAAGGCATCCGGCCTCTACCTGGCCGGAGCGTGGACCGCCACCGGGTGGCCCGCGACCATGGAGAGTGCGGTCCGCAGTGGTGTGAGCGCGGCGGACGCCGTGCTGGGCGCCCTGGGCCGGCCCCGCCCGCAGCACCTCTTCGAGTTCGAGGAGGCGGCGTGA
- a CDS encoding polyprenyl synthetase family protein: MLAQHSAAGGPRTPGTATRGETVPTVPPASKTAEAVDVTALLERGRTLATPVLRAAIDRLAPPMDTVAAYHFGWIDAQGRPAAGDGGKAVRPALAVLSAEVMSAAPETGIPGAVAVELVHNFSLLHDDLMDGDEQRRHRDTVWKVHGPAQAILVGDALFALAGEVLLELGTVEAGRAARRLTTATRALIDGQAQDISYEHRDRVTVEECLEMEGNKTGALLACASSIGAVLGGADDRTADTLEKYGYHLGLAFQAVDDLLGIWGDPVSTGKQTWSDLRQRKKSLPVVAALAAGGSASERLGELLAADAKSSDFENFSEEEFAARAALIEEAGGREWTADEARRQHTIAIEALDAVDMPDRVREQFTALADFVVVRKR, encoded by the coding sequence ATGCTCGCTCAACACAGCGCGGCAGGCGGCCCCCGCACCCCCGGTACCGCAACAAGAGGAGAGACTGTGCCCACTGTGCCCCCGGCCTCGAAGACTGCCGAGGCGGTGGACGTGACCGCGCTGCTGGAGCGCGGCCGGACCCTGGCCACTCCGGTACTGCGGGCGGCCATCGACCGCCTGGCACCTCCCATGGACACTGTTGCCGCCTACCACTTCGGATGGATCGACGCCCAGGGCCGGCCCGCGGCGGGGGACGGCGGCAAGGCCGTACGCCCCGCCCTCGCGGTGCTGTCCGCCGAGGTCATGTCAGCCGCCCCCGAGACCGGCATCCCCGGCGCCGTCGCCGTGGAACTCGTCCACAACTTCTCCCTCCTCCACGACGACCTCATGGACGGCGACGAACAGCGCCGCCACCGCGACACGGTCTGGAAGGTGCACGGCCCCGCACAGGCCATCCTGGTCGGCGACGCCCTGTTCGCCCTCGCGGGCGAAGTACTTCTCGAACTCGGCACCGTCGAGGCCGGCCGCGCCGCCCGCCGCCTGACCACCGCCACCCGTGCCCTGATCGACGGTCAGGCCCAGGACATCTCCTACGAGCACCGCGACCGCGTCACCGTCGAGGAGTGCCTGGAGATGGAAGGCAACAAGACAGGCGCCCTGCTCGCCTGCGCCAGCTCCATCGGTGCCGTCCTCGGCGGCGCCGACGACCGCACCGCCGACACGCTGGAGAAGTACGGCTACCACCTGGGCCTCGCCTTCCAGGCCGTCGACGACCTCCTCGGCATCTGGGGCGACCCGGTCTCCACCGGCAAGCAGACCTGGAGCGACCTGCGCCAGCGCAAGAAGTCCCTGCCGGTCGTGGCCGCGCTCGCGGCGGGCGGGTCCGCCTCCGAACGGCTCGGCGAACTCCTCGCCGCCGACGCCAAGAGCAGTGACTTCGAGAACTTCTCCGAGGAGGAGTTCGCGGCCCGGGCCGCCCTCATCGAGGAGGCGGGCGGCCGCGAGTGGACCGCCGACGAGGCACGCCGTCAGCACACCATCGCCATCGAAGCCCTCGACGCCGTCGACATGCCCGACCGGGTGCGGGAGCAGTTCACGGCGCTCGCGGACTTCGTCGTCGTACGAAAGAGATGA
- the shc gene encoding squalene--hopene cyclase, translating to MTATTDGSTGALPPRAAAASETDTDTPVAAGVPEAAARAVQRATDFLLSRQDAQGWWKGDLETNVTMDAEDLMLRQFLGIRDERITQAASLFIRGEQREDGTWATFYGGPGELSATIEAYVALRLAGDEPGAPHMAKASAWIREQGGIAAARVFTRIWLALFGWWKWEDLPELPPELIYFPKWMPLNIYDFGCWARQTIVPLTIVSAKRPVRPAPFPLDELHTDPAHPNPAKPLAPAFSWDGAFQRMDKGLHALRKVAPRRLRRAAMNSAARWIIERQENDGCWGGIQPPAVYSIIALHLLGYDLQHPVMREGLASLDRFAVWREDGARMIEACQSPVWDTCLAAIALVDAGLPADHPQLVKAADWMLGEEIVRPGDWSVQRPGLPPGGWAFEFHNDNYPDIDDTAEVILALRRIAHHDPARADKAVGRGVRWTLGMQSKNGAWAAFDVDNTSPFPNRLPFCDFGEVIDPPSADVTAHVVEMLAVEGLAHDPRTRRGIEWLLAEQEPDGSWFGRWGVNYVYGTGSVVPALVAAGIPAAHPAIRRAVTWLESVQNDDGGWGEDLRSYKYVKEWSGRGASTASQTAWALMALLAAGERDSKAVERGIEWLAATQREDGSWDEPYFTGTGFPWDFSINYHLYRQVFPLTALGRYLHGEPFADLQQGGGAAGMPLAEAKGAE from the coding sequence ATGACAGCGACGACCGACGGAAGCACCGGGGCCCTGCCGCCCCGCGCCGCCGCGGCCAGCGAAACCGACACCGACACCCCCGTGGCGGCCGGGGTACCAGAAGCCGCCGCCCGCGCCGTGCAGCGCGCCACGGACTTCCTGCTCTCGCGCCAGGACGCCCAGGGCTGGTGGAAGGGCGACCTCGAGACCAACGTCACGATGGACGCCGAGGACCTGATGCTCCGCCAGTTCCTGGGCATCCGCGACGAGAGGATCACGCAGGCCGCCTCCCTCTTCATCCGCGGCGAGCAGCGCGAGGACGGCACCTGGGCCACCTTCTACGGCGGCCCCGGCGAACTCTCCGCCACCATCGAGGCCTACGTCGCCCTCCGCCTGGCCGGCGACGAGCCCGGCGCACCGCACATGGCCAAGGCCTCCGCCTGGATCCGCGAGCAGGGCGGCATCGCCGCCGCCCGGGTTTTCACCCGGATCTGGCTGGCCCTGTTCGGCTGGTGGAAGTGGGAGGACCTGCCCGAACTTCCCCCGGAGCTCATCTACTTCCCGAAGTGGATGCCGCTCAACATCTACGACTTCGGCTGCTGGGCCCGGCAGACCATCGTCCCGCTGACGATCGTCTCCGCGAAGCGGCCGGTACGCCCCGCGCCCTTCCCGCTGGACGAGCTGCACACCGACCCGGCCCACCCGAACCCCGCCAAGCCCCTTGCCCCGGCGTTCAGTTGGGACGGCGCCTTCCAGCGCATGGACAAGGGCCTGCACGCCCTGCGGAAGGTCGCGCCGCGCCGGCTGCGCAGAGCCGCGATGAACAGCGCCGCCCGCTGGATCATCGAGCGGCAGGAGAACGACGGCTGCTGGGGCGGCATCCAGCCCCCGGCCGTGTACTCGATCATCGCCCTGCACCTGCTCGGCTACGACCTCCAGCACCCCGTGATGCGCGAGGGGCTCGCGTCGCTGGACCGGTTCGCCGTGTGGCGCGAGGACGGGGCCCGGATGATCGAGGCCTGCCAGTCGCCGGTGTGGGACACCTGCCTGGCCGCGATCGCGTTGGTCGACGCCGGACTGCCCGCCGACCACCCGCAGTTGGTGAAGGCCGCGGACTGGATGCTGGGCGAGGAGATCGTCCGGCCCGGTGACTGGTCGGTGCAGAGGCCCGGACTGCCCCCCGGGGGCTGGGCGTTCGAGTTCCACAACGACAACTACCCCGACATCGACGACACCGCCGAGGTGATCCTGGCGCTGCGCCGGATCGCCCACCACGACCCGGCGCGGGCCGACAAGGCCGTCGGGCGCGGAGTGCGCTGGACGCTCGGCATGCAGTCGAAGAACGGCGCGTGGGCCGCCTTCGACGTCGACAACACCAGCCCGTTCCCGAACCGGCTGCCGTTCTGCGACTTCGGCGAGGTCATCGACCCGCCCTCCGCCGACGTCACCGCCCACGTCGTCGAGATGCTCGCGGTGGAGGGCCTCGCCCACGACCCGCGCACCCGGCGCGGCATCGAGTGGCTGCTGGCCGAACAGGAGCCTGACGGCTCGTGGTTCGGGCGCTGGGGCGTCAACTACGTCTACGGCACCGGGTCCGTCGTACCCGCCCTGGTCGCCGCGGGCATCCCCGCCGCGCACCCGGCGATCCGCCGGGCCGTGACCTGGCTGGAGTCGGTCCAGAACGACGACGGCGGCTGGGGCGAGGACCTGCGCTCATACAAGTACGTCAAGGAGTGGAGCGGCAGGGGGGCCTCGACCGCCTCCCAGACGGCGTGGGCCCTGATGGCCCTGCTCGCGGCGGGGGAGCGGGACTCCAAGGCCGTCGAACGCGGCATCGAGTGGCTCGCCGCCACCCAGCGGGAGGACGGTTCCTGGGACGAGCCGTACTTCACGGGGACGGGCTTCCCGTGGGACTTCTCGATCAACTACCACCTCTACCGGCAGGTGTTCCCGCTCACCGCGCTCGGCCGGTACCTGCACGGAGAGCCCTTCGCCGACCTGCAACAAGGCGGCGGGGCGGCCGGGATGCCGCTCGCCGAGGCCAAGGGAGCTGAATGA
- a CDS encoding 1-hydroxy-2-methyl-2-butenyl 4-diphosphate reductase, whose protein sequence is MSTQPAPAPLLIACALGIEQLALRAGDRGGAGGPVTVLRTGMGPAAAERSVTRMLADPALRDAAVLATGFCAGLAPGMHPGDLVVAEETRDPRGATACVGTDLLVKELARAVPGRTVHTGPLTGSDHVVRGHERSDLRATGAIAVDMESAATLLSAVRGGERPVAAVRVVVDAPEHELVRIGTVRGGISAFRVLRSVLPAFFEWHRSLLLPRR, encoded by the coding sequence ATGAGCACGCAGCCCGCTCCGGCCCCGCTGCTGATCGCCTGCGCGCTCGGCATCGAGCAGCTCGCCCTGCGCGCGGGGGACCGTGGCGGCGCCGGCGGGCCGGTCACCGTGCTGCGGACCGGCATGGGGCCGGCGGCGGCCGAGCGGTCCGTCACCCGGATGCTCGCCGACCCGGCCCTGCGCGACGCCGCCGTCCTGGCCACCGGCTTCTGCGCGGGGCTCGCGCCCGGCATGCACCCCGGTGACCTGGTCGTCGCCGAGGAGACCCGCGACCCGCGCGGTGCGACCGCGTGCGTCGGGACCGACCTGCTGGTCAAGGAGCTGGCCCGCGCGGTGCCCGGGCGGACCGTGCACACCGGGCCGCTCACCGGCTCCGACCACGTCGTGCGCGGTCACGAACGGTCCGATCTGCGCGCGACCGGCGCGATCGCGGTCGACATGGAGTCGGCGGCCACGCTTCTGAGCGCCGTGCGCGGGGGCGAGCGCCCGGTTGCGGCCGTCCGGGTGGTCGTGGACGCTCCAGAACATGAACTCGTCCGGATCGGCACGGTGCGCGGTGGAATATCGGCTTTCCGTGTCCTTCGTTCCGTCCTTCCCGCTTTCTTCGAATGGCACCGTTCCTTGCTGCTCCCCAGGAGGTGA
- the hpnH gene encoding adenosyl-hopene transferase HpnH produces MAMPLRQSIKVATYLAEQKLRRRDKFPLIVELEPLYACNLKCEGCGKIQHPAGVLKQRMPVAQAVGAVLESGAPMVSIAGGEPLMHPQIDEIVRQLVAKRKYVFLCTNALLLRKKMDKFKPSPYFAFAVHIDGLRERHDESVAKEGVFDEAVEAIKEAKRRGFRVTTNSTFFNTDTPQTIIEVLNFLNDDLQVDEMMISPAYAYEKAPDQEHFLGVEQTRELFKKAFAGGNRRRWRLNHSPLFLDFLEGKVDFPCTAWAIPNYSLFGWQRPCYLMSDGYVPTYRELVEDTDWDKYGRGKDPRCANCMAHCGYEPTAVLATMGSLKESLRAMRETVSGNRE; encoded by the coding sequence ATGGCCATGCCGCTCCGACAGTCCATCAAGGTCGCTACGTACTTGGCTGAACAGAAGCTTCGCCGGCGGGACAAGTTCCCGCTCATCGTCGAGCTGGAGCCGCTGTACGCCTGCAACCTCAAGTGCGAGGGGTGCGGCAAGATCCAGCACCCGGCCGGGGTGCTCAAGCAGCGGATGCCGGTCGCCCAGGCCGTGGGGGCGGTGCTGGAGTCCGGTGCCCCCATGGTGTCCATCGCAGGTGGCGAGCCGCTGATGCACCCGCAGATCGACGAGATCGTGCGTCAGCTGGTGGCCAAGCGGAAGTACGTTTTCCTGTGCACCAACGCCCTGCTCCTGCGCAAGAAGATGGACAAGTTCAAGCCCTCCCCGTACTTCGCCTTCGCGGTGCACATCGACGGGCTGCGGGAGCGGCACGACGAGTCGGTGGCGAAGGAGGGTGTGTTCGACGAGGCGGTGGAGGCCATCAAGGAGGCCAAGCGGCGCGGCTTCCGGGTGACCACCAACTCGACCTTCTTCAACACCGACACCCCGCAGACCATCATCGAGGTGCTTAACTTCCTCAACGACGACCTCCAGGTCGACGAGATGATGATCTCGCCCGCCTACGCCTACGAGAAGGCCCCCGACCAGGAGCACTTCCTGGGCGTGGAGCAGACCCGCGAGCTGTTCAAGAAAGCCTTCGCGGGCGGCAACCGGCGGCGCTGGCGGCTCAATCACTCGCCGCTCTTCCTGGACTTCCTGGAGGGCAAGGTCGACTTCCCGTGCACCGCCTGGGCGATCCCGAACTACTCGCTCTTCGGCTGGCAGCGCCCCTGCTACCTGATGAGCGACGGCTACGTGCCGACGTACCGGGAGCTGGTCGAGGACACCGACTGGGACAAGTACGGCCGCGGCAAGGACCCGCGCTGCGCCAACTGCATGGCGCACTGCGGTTACGAGCCCACCGCCGTCCTCGCCACCATGGGGTCGCTGAAGGAGTCCCTGCGCGCCATGCGCGAGACGGTCTCCGGAAACCGGGAGTGA
- the ispG gene encoding flavodoxin-dependent (E)-4-hydroxy-3-methylbut-2-enyl-diphosphate synthase, with product MTSVPLGVPEVPVRPIAQRRVSRRIQVGPVAVGGGAPVSVQSMTTTRTSDIGATLQQIAELTASGCQIVRVACPTQDDADALATIARKSQIPVIADIHFQPKYVFAAIEAGCAAVRVNPGNIKQFDDRVKEIAQAAKDHGTPIRIGVNAGSLDRRLLTKYGKATPEALVESALWEASLFEEHDFRDIKISVKHNDPVVMIEAYRQLAEQCDYPLHLGVTEAGPAFQGTIKSAVAFGALLSRGIGDTIRVSLSAPPAEEVKVGNQILESLGLRQRRLEIVSCPSCGRAQVDVYKLADEVTAGLEGMEVPLRVAVMGCVVNGPGEAREADLGVASGNGKGQIFVKGEVIKTVPESKIVETLIEEAMKLAEQMEQDGVGSGEPAVTVS from the coding sequence ATGACCTCCGTCCCGCTGGGCGTTCCCGAGGTACCGGTCCGGCCGATCGCGCAGCGGCGCGTCTCGCGCCGGATCCAGGTCGGTCCGGTGGCGGTCGGGGGCGGGGCCCCGGTGTCGGTGCAGTCGATGACGACGACCCGTACGTCGGACATCGGCGCCACCTTGCAGCAGATCGCCGAACTCACCGCGTCCGGCTGCCAGATCGTCCGGGTCGCCTGCCCGACCCAGGACGACGCGGACGCGCTCGCGACCATCGCGCGCAAGTCGCAGATCCCGGTGATCGCGGACATCCACTTCCAGCCGAAGTACGTCTTCGCGGCCATCGAGGCGGGCTGCGCCGCCGTGCGCGTCAACCCCGGCAACATCAAGCAGTTCGACGACCGGGTCAAGGAGATCGCGCAGGCCGCCAAGGACCACGGCACCCCGATCCGGATCGGCGTCAACGCCGGGTCGCTGGACCGGCGGCTGCTGACGAAGTACGGCAAGGCGACCCCCGAGGCGCTCGTGGAGAGCGCGCTGTGGGAGGCGTCCCTGTTTGAGGAGCACGACTTCCGGGACATCAAGATCTCCGTCAAGCACAACGACCCGGTCGTGATGATCGAGGCGTACCGGCAGCTCGCCGAGCAGTGCGACTACCCGCTGCACCTGGGCGTGACGGAGGCCGGTCCGGCGTTCCAGGGCACGATCAAGTCGGCGGTGGCCTTCGGCGCGCTGCTGTCGCGGGGCATCGGCGACACCATCCGGGTGTCGCTGTCGGCGCCGCCGGCCGAGGAGGTCAAGGTCGGCAATCAGATCCTTGAGTCGCTGGGGCTGAGGCAGCGGCGGCTGGAGATCGTGTCCTGCCCGTCGTGCGGACGTGCGCAGGTCGACGTCTACAAGCTCGCCGACGAGGTCACGGCCGGACTCGAGGGCATGGAAGTGCCGTTGCGGGTCGCCGTCATGGGGTGTGTGGTCAACGGACCCGGCGAGGCGCGGGAGGCCGACCTGGGGGTGGCCTCCGGCAACGGCAAGGGGCAGATCTTCGTCAAGGGCGAGGTCATCAAGACCGTCCCCGAGTCCAAGATCGTCGAGACGCTGATCGAAGAGGCGATGAAGCTCGCCGAGCAGATGGAGCAGGACGGCGTGGGGTCGGGGGAGCCGGCCGTCACCGTGAGTTGA